From Granulicella sp. WH15, the proteins below share one genomic window:
- a CDS encoding phosphoglucomutase/phosphomannomutase family protein, with product MSTVKFGTDGWRGIIADDFTFANVRVAASAIAHYVLEHEDAAAGVCIGWDTRFGSRSFARVVAEVLSGAGIPVQLAGVVTPTPALSFAVRGRKAAGGVMITSSHNPAEWNGVKYKASYGGSGKPSIIASIETYLDKPLPAAATPAPIVEVDFNPEYIAAITQFVDLAAIKASGYKFLIDTMYGAGRGVIAGIFTQAGIPFVEMRAEINPAFPGINPEPILPHIAETQQRVVAEKCDAGFVTDGDADRIGAVDEHGNVVDAHKIFAILLQWLLERKGWPGDVTRAFNTTLMLDRISAKYGRTLHEHGIGFKYVCDLMLEKDILIGGEESGGVGISRHLPERDGLLNSLLLANVMADEKKTLGELVAALQAEYGEHQYGRIDMHIDDALKVSAIERARAVKAGEQFAGMKVLRVETMDGIKFFLENTACAGKPNAAETWLLLRASGTEPLLRVYCESCSVESVNAVLETARQYVLAGKPA from the coding sequence ATGAGTACAGTCAAGTTCGGAACCGACGGCTGGCGCGGAATTATCGCGGACGACTTCACCTTTGCCAACGTGCGCGTGGCCGCCTCCGCCATCGCTCACTACGTTCTCGAGCACGAGGACGCCGCCGCTGGCGTCTGCATCGGCTGGGACACCCGCTTCGGCTCGCGCTCCTTCGCCCGCGTGGTGGCCGAGGTACTCTCCGGCGCAGGAATCCCGGTCCAGCTCGCTGGCGTGGTCACGCCCACCCCGGCGCTCTCCTTCGCGGTGCGCGGACGCAAGGCCGCAGGCGGCGTCATGATTACCTCCAGCCACAACCCGGCGGAGTGGAACGGCGTCAAGTACAAGGCCAGCTACGGCGGCTCGGGCAAGCCCTCCATCATTGCTTCCATCGAGACCTATCTCGACAAGCCGCTCCCCGCCGCCGCCACCCCGGCCCCCATCGTCGAGGTCGACTTCAACCCCGAGTACATCGCCGCCATCACTCAGTTCGTCGATCTTGCGGCCATCAAGGCGTCGGGCTATAAGTTCCTCATCGACACCATGTACGGCGCGGGCCGCGGCGTCATCGCGGGCATCTTCACCCAGGCGGGCATCCCCTTCGTCGAGATGCGAGCCGAGATCAACCCGGCCTTCCCCGGCATCAACCCTGAGCCGATCCTGCCGCACATCGCCGAGACCCAGCAGCGCGTCGTCGCCGAGAAGTGCGATGCGGGCTTCGTCACCGACGGCGACGCCGACCGCATCGGCGCGGTGGACGAGCACGGCAACGTGGTGGACGCACACAAGATCTTCGCCATCCTGCTCCAGTGGCTGCTCGAGCGCAAGGGCTGGCCCGGCGATGTCACTCGCGCCTTCAACACCACGCTCATGCTCGACCGCATTTCTGCCAAATACGGTCGCACGCTGCACGAGCACGGCATCGGTTTCAAGTACGTCTGCGACCTGATGCTCGAGAAAGACATCCTCATCGGTGGCGAGGAGTCGGGCGGTGTGGGCATCAGCCGCCACCTGCCCGAGCGCGACGGACTGTTGAATTCGCTGCTGCTGGCCAACGTGATGGCCGACGAGAAGAAGACCCTCGGCGAGCTGGTCGCCGCGCTCCAGGCCGAGTACGGCGAGCACCAGTACGGCCGCATCGACATGCACATCGACGATGCGCTGAAGGTTTCGGCTATCGAACGCGCCCGCGCCGTCAAGGCGGGCGAGCAGTTTGCCGGGATGAAGGTCCTGCGCGTCGAGACCATGGACGGGATCAAGTTCTTCCTCGAAAACACCGCCTGCGCGGGCAAGCCGAACGCCGCCGAGACCTGGCTGCTGCTGCGCGCCTCCGGCACTGAGCCGCTGCTCCGCGTCTACTGCGAGAGCTGCTCGGTCGAGAGCGTCAACGCCGTGCTCGAAACCGCCCGGCAGTACGTGCTGGCAGGGAAGCCCGCGTGA
- a CDS encoding mannose-1-phosphate guanylyltransferase: MKNEVSGVKFAPVILAGGSGTRFWPRSRRSRAKQVLALDGDETMIQQTLTRLLPVAKASDVWVITNHWLDKTIAEQMPEVSADHILSEPAPRNTAPACALAAFMLEKTEPDTVIGIFPSDHVVAHIERFAEVLRAGIKLAAAGENIVVLGVPPTRPETGYGYIEQGTAVETEDGIPVRRVRRFREKPDRHTAERFLSAGNFVWNGGIFLWSARTLANAIREHAADMAPILETIAAAFGTPEFERVFAEEYPKCENISIDYAILEPRSAKGELKSGIYCLPADFGWNDLGSWASLHEHLGSSDEDNVMDGPTNGLVALQSEGNYVYAPGKMVALLGVDGLVVVETEDALLITTRERSQDVSKVVRAIHDSGREELI, from the coding sequence ATGAAAAATGAGGTTTCAGGTGTAAAGTTCGCGCCGGTGATCCTGGCAGGCGGCAGCGGGACGAGGTTCTGGCCTCGCAGCCGCCGCTCCCGGGCCAAGCAGGTGCTCGCGCTCGATGGCGACGAGACCATGATCCAGCAGACGCTTACCCGCCTGCTGCCGGTCGCCAAAGCGTCGGACGTCTGGGTCATCACCAACCACTGGCTCGACAAGACCATCGCCGAGCAGATGCCCGAGGTTAGCGCCGACCACATTCTGAGCGAGCCTGCGCCGCGCAACACGGCCCCGGCCTGCGCGCTGGCCGCGTTCATGCTGGAGAAGACCGAGCCCGATACCGTCATCGGCATCTTCCCTTCGGACCACGTCGTCGCGCACATCGAGCGTTTTGCTGAAGTGCTGCGTGCGGGGATCAAGCTGGCCGCCGCGGGCGAGAACATCGTCGTCCTCGGCGTGCCGCCCACGCGCCCCGAGACCGGCTACGGCTACATCGAGCAGGGCACCGCTGTGGAGACCGAGGACGGCATCCCCGTGCGCCGCGTTCGGCGCTTCCGCGAGAAGCCCGACCGCCACACCGCCGAGCGCTTCCTCAGTGCCGGAAACTTCGTCTGGAACGGCGGCATCTTCCTCTGGAGCGCGCGCACCCTCGCCAACGCCATCCGCGAGCACGCCGCCGACATGGCCCCGATCCTCGAGACCATCGCCGCCGCCTTCGGCACGCCGGAGTTCGAGCGCGTCTTCGCCGAGGAGTACCCGAAGTGCGAGAACATCTCGATCGACTACGCGATCCTCGAGCCGCGCTCGGCCAAGGGCGAGCTGAAGTCCGGCATCTACTGCCTGCCCGCCGACTTCGGCTGGAACGACCTCGGCTCCTGGGCCTCGCTGCACGAGCACCTCGGCAGCTCCGACGAGGATAACGTCATGGACGGCCCCACCAACGGCCTGGTGGCGTTGCAGTCCGAGGGCAACTACGTCTACGCGCCGGGTAAGATGGTCGCGTTGCTGGGCGTCGACGGTCTGGTCGTCGTCGAGACCGAAGATGCCCTGCTTATCACCACGCGCGAGCGGTCTCAGGACGTCAGCAAGGTCGTACGCGCGATCCACGACAGCGGAAGGGAAGAGTTGATCTGA
- a CDS encoding MFS transporter yields the protein MDSSSVFREPSYRRFWMARICSTMSFQMFGVAIGWQVYALTHSTFALGMVGLVQFTPMLLLMLVVGHVADRFNRKTIISICQVVECSTAALLAVSSYFHWLHPVGIFCAVAAVGACRAFETPSTQAMVPGLVEESKVPAAIAWSSSANQSATIVGPALGGLLYALGAHIPYALCACLYATASILSSGIRPRRRAEAKPAATASSIFSGIHYIRARKNILGAISLDLFVVLLGGATALLPAYARDILHTGPWGLGLLRLSPAIGALSTSIFLARHPIRSRAGHRMFTAVIVFGLATIGFALSRSVLLSMAILCVLGAADVVSVVVRSSLVQLETPDAMRGRVSAVNALFIGTSNQLGEFESGVTASWFGIVPATIIGGVGSILIALCWMRLFPGLRTLERLSGPPATEQEEQSSVA from the coding sequence GTGGACTCCAGCTCTGTCTTTCGCGAACCCTCTTACCGCCGCTTCTGGATGGCTCGCATCTGCTCGACCATGTCCTTCCAGATGTTTGGCGTTGCCATCGGCTGGCAGGTCTACGCTCTCACTCACAGCACCTTTGCGCTGGGCATGGTGGGGCTGGTGCAGTTCACGCCCATGCTGCTGCTGATGCTGGTCGTCGGCCACGTCGCCGACCGTTTCAACCGCAAGACCATCATCAGTATCTGCCAGGTGGTCGAGTGCTCCACTGCCGCGCTGCTCGCGGTCTCCAGCTACTTCCACTGGCTCCATCCGGTGGGCATCTTCTGCGCCGTAGCGGCGGTCGGAGCCTGCCGCGCCTTCGAGACGCCTTCAACCCAGGCGATGGTCCCCGGCTTGGTGGAGGAATCGAAAGTTCCCGCCGCTATCGCCTGGTCGTCTTCGGCCAACCAGAGCGCCACCATCGTCGGCCCGGCACTGGGCGGCCTGCTCTACGCCCTCGGCGCGCACATCCCCTACGCGCTTTGCGCCTGCCTCTACGCCACTGCCTCGATCCTCTCCTCAGGCATCCGCCCGCGCCGCCGTGCAGAGGCCAAGCCCGCCGCCACGGCCAGCTCTATCTTCTCCGGCATCCACTACATCCGGGCCCGCAAGAACATCCTCGGAGCCATCTCGCTCGACCTCTTCGTGGTTCTGCTCGGAGGGGCAACGGCGCTGTTGCCCGCCTACGCCCGCGACATACTGCACACCGGCCCCTGGGGGTTGGGCCTGCTGCGACTCTCCCCGGCCATCGGTGCGCTCAGCACCTCCATCTTTCTGGCCCGGCACCCTATCCGCAGCCGTGCCGGACACCGCATGTTCACCGCCGTCATCGTCTTTGGACTGGCCACAATCGGCTTTGCTCTTTCACGTTCAGTCCTGCTCTCGATGGCGATTCTCTGCGTTCTGGGCGCGGCGGATGTGGTGAGCGTCGTCGTCCGCTCGTCGCTGGTCCAGTTAGAGACTCCAGACGCTATGCGCGGCCGCGTCAGCGCGGTCAATGCGCTCTTTATCGGCACATCCAACCAACTCGGCGAGTTCGAATCCGGCGTCACGGCCTCCTGGTTCGGGATCGTTCCGGCCACGATCATCGGCGGCGTTGGGAGCATTTTGATTGCGCTGTGCTGGATGCGTCTCTTCCCCGGACTGCGTACGCTGGAGCGGCTGAGCGGACCACCGGCCACGGAGCAGGAAGAGCAGTCTTCCGTGGCTTAG
- the coaD gene encoding pantetheine-phosphate adenylyltransferase: MQTVTAIYPGTFDPLTNGHLDLIARGSKIVDKLVVAILRNSEKGTPLFTVEERREMITEAVAPFDNVSVLTFNGLLVDFARQQGAKAVLRGIRAISDYEYEFQMAMMNRKLDPELETLFMMPAEKYTYVSSRLIKGVFQLGGDVSSLVPPLVMDRLKAKTAAE; encoded by the coding sequence ATGCAAACCGTTACGGCAATCTATCCGGGCACCTTCGATCCCCTGACCAACGGCCATCTGGACCTGATCGCGCGCGGCTCCAAGATCGTGGACAAGCTCGTGGTGGCGATCCTCCGCAACTCGGAGAAAGGCACCCCCTTGTTCACGGTGGAGGAGCGGCGCGAGATGATTACCGAGGCGGTTGCACCCTTCGATAACGTGAGCGTCCTGACCTTCAACGGCCTGTTGGTGGACTTTGCCCGGCAGCAGGGGGCCAAGGCGGTGCTGCGCGGCATCCGGGCCATCTCGGACTATGAGTACGAGTTCCAGATGGCGATGATGAACCGCAAGCTCGACCCGGAGCTGGAGACGCTCTTTATGATGCCCGCCGAGAAGTACACCTACGTCAGCTCGCGGCTTATTAAGGGTGTCTTTCAACTGGGCGGAGACGTCTCCTCGCTGGTGCCGCCGCTGGTCATGGACCGGCTGAAGGCCAAGACGGCTGCCGAGTGA
- a CDS encoding class I SAM-dependent methyltransferase, with amino-acid sequence MTQPTLSLQEQFGQIDIYVFDQILRGNIAPGMRVLDAGCGFGRNLVYLLRAGCEVFAVDADPRGVDHVRRLATMLAPALPPANFRVAPIEQMPFPGELADVVLCNSVLHFARDAAHFRAMLEELWRMVRPGGMLFCRLGSRIGMDFNEIRPGIFEIGDGSEWFLVDEEELLELTEELNAVLVDPLKTTIVQDYRCMTTWVLRKRR; translated from the coding sequence GTGACCCAGCCTACTCTCTCCCTGCAAGAGCAGTTCGGCCAAATCGACATCTACGTCTTCGATCAGATCCTGCGCGGCAACATCGCGCCGGGGATGCGCGTGCTCGACGCGGGCTGCGGCTTCGGGCGCAACCTGGTCTATCTGCTGCGGGCAGGCTGCGAGGTCTTCGCTGTCGATGCGGACCCACGCGGGGTGGACCATGTCCGCCGCCTGGCCACGATGCTGGCTCCCGCCCTGCCGCCTGCAAACTTTCGGGTCGCGCCCATCGAGCAGATGCCCTTTCCCGGCGAGCTGGCCGACGTCGTCCTCTGCAACTCGGTGCTGCACTTCGCTCGCGACGCGGCTCACTTCCGCGCGATGCTGGAGGAGCTATGGCGCATGGTGCGGCCCGGCGGGATGCTCTTCTGCCGCCTCGGCTCGCGGATCGGCATGGACTTCAACGAGATCCGCCCCGGCATCTTCGAGATCGGCGACGGCTCGGAGTGGTTCCTGGTCGATGAGGAGGAGCTGCTCGAGCTGACCGAAGAGCTGAACGCGGTGCTGGTCGACCCGCTCAAGACGACCATCGTGCAGGACTACCGCTGCATGACGACCTGGGTGCTGCGCAAGCGGCGTTAG
- the kdsB gene encoding 3-deoxy-manno-octulosonate cytidylyltransferase, whose amino-acid sequence MSQPRTLGVIPARLASTRMPRKVLREIAGKPMLAWVYEAARACPELDGVIIATDSEEVAAVCRAHHWPVELTSPDLPSGSDRVHAVAQLHPAELYVNIQGDEPLLKPEHLTALLRPFQQAHVEVTTLKVSCTPANIANPNAVKVVTALDGRALYFSRATIPYARERVGEQQNVWKHIGLYAYRAQALTRFHALEPSELEMTERLEQLRFLENGISLYVEPTTYDTIGVDTEEDLQRVEALLRSRS is encoded by the coding sequence ATGAGCCAGCCCCGCACCCTCGGCGTGATTCCCGCCCGCCTCGCCTCTACCCGCATGCCCCGTAAGGTTCTTCGAGAGATCGCCGGCAAGCCCATGCTGGCGTGGGTCTACGAGGCCGCGCGCGCCTGTCCCGAGCTGGACGGGGTCATCATCGCCACCGACTCCGAGGAGGTGGCAGCGGTCTGCCGGGCGCACCATTGGCCGGTGGAGCTGACCTCGCCCGACCTGCCCTCCGGCTCCGACCGCGTCCATGCCGTGGCCCAACTGCATCCGGCTGAGCTTTACGTCAATATTCAAGGGGATGAGCCGCTGTTGAAGCCGGAGCACCTGACCGCCCTACTGCGGCCGTTCCAGCAGGCGCACGTCGAGGTGACTACCCTGAAGGTGTCCTGCACCCCGGCCAACATCGCCAACCCGAACGCCGTGAAGGTGGTGACCGCGCTCGACGGGCGGGCGCTGTACTTCTCGCGCGCGACGATTCCCTATGCCCGCGAGCGGGTCGGCGAGCAGCAGAACGTCTGGAAGCACATCGGGCTCTACGCGTACCGGGCGCAGGCGCTCACGCGCTTTCATGCGCTCGAGCCCAGCGAACTCGAGATGACGGAGCGGCTGGAGCAGCTACGGTTTCTCGAGAACGGCATCAGCCTGTACGTGGAGCCGACGACCTACGACACCATCGGCGTCGATACGGAAGAGGATTTGCAGCGGGTGGAAGCCTTGCTGCGCAGCCGCAGCTAG
- a CDS encoding Spy/CpxP family protein refolding chaperone produces MTTRGFVRLATLALLTGSLAAYAQGPMRSDGPPPFRGGEMGGGFHHGPGGMWWKNPEIATKLGLTADQQKRMEDIFLQSKVQLIHIKAELEEQELMLEPLMNANPPDSAKALAQIGKIADTRAELEKANAKMLFGIRGVLTAAQWTTLHEMEHNRFGGRGFGGRGEMGGSSMRGRGGQLGSKGQGTTGQPQGTPEIE; encoded by the coding sequence ATGACTACTCGCGGCTTTGTTCGCCTTGCCACACTCGCACTGCTCACCGGCTCTCTGGCCGCCTACGCCCAGGGACCCATGCGTTCAGATGGGCCTCCTCCCTTCCGTGGCGGCGAGATGGGAGGAGGCTTTCACCACGGCCCCGGCGGCATGTGGTGGAAGAACCCGGAGATCGCCACCAAGCTGGGCCTGACGGCCGACCAGCAGAAGCGGATGGAGGATATCTTTCTCCAGTCGAAGGTCCAGCTCATCCACATCAAGGCAGAGCTGGAGGAGCAGGAGCTGATGCTGGAGCCGCTGATGAACGCCAATCCGCCCGACTCGGCGAAGGCGCTGGCCCAGATCGGCAAGATCGCCGACACGCGGGCGGAGCTGGAGAAGGCGAACGCGAAGATGCTCTTCGGCATCCGCGGCGTATTGACCGCAGCGCAGTGGACTACGCTGCACGAGATGGAGCATAACCGCTTTGGCGGGCGCGGTTTTGGAGGACGCGGAGAGATGGGCGGTTCGTCCATGCGCGGGCGCGGCGGCCAGCTCGGGAGCAAGGGGCAGGGCACGACCGGCCAGCCGCAGGGCACGCCTGAGATCGAGTAG
- a CDS encoding HAD-IA family hydrolase: protein MKLAAKGILFDMDGVLISSIASVNRCWRRWAQHYGIEGWETYTIPHGVRALDVMRSLRPDFTAEDEAVGLRLIEDMEIADIADLKVLPGVRALLESLPAERWAIVTSATRRLMLGRLTAAELPIPGRIIAGDDVVKGKPNPEPYMKGAALLGFAPAECIVVEDAPSGVGAGVAAGSRVLGVLGTHEKDELYAAGAEWVARSLEDVTASIGPDGLIVELAGLA, encoded by the coding sequence GTGAAGTTAGCAGCGAAGGGCATCTTGTTCGACATGGACGGCGTACTGATTAGCTCGATTGCCAGCGTGAACCGTTGCTGGCGTCGCTGGGCGCAGCACTACGGCATTGAAGGCTGGGAGACCTACACGATCCCCCACGGTGTCCGCGCGCTGGACGTGATGCGTTCGCTCCGGCCCGACTTCACCGCCGAGGACGAGGCCGTCGGGCTGCGCCTCATCGAGGACATGGAGATCGCCGACATCGCCGACCTGAAGGTGCTGCCCGGCGTGCGCGCGCTGCTGGAGTCGCTGCCCGCCGAGCGCTGGGCCATCGTTACCTCGGCCACGCGCCGCCTGATGCTGGGCCGCCTTACCGCCGCCGAGCTGCCCATCCCCGGCCGCATCATCGCCGGAGATGACGTGGTGAAGGGCAAGCCGAACCCCGAGCCGTACATGAAGGGCGCAGCGCTGCTCGGCTTTGCCCCGGCTGAGTGCATCGTGGTCGAAGACGCGCCCTCGGGCGTTGGGGCTGGCGTCGCCGCTGGCTCCCGCGTGCTCGGCGTACTGGGCACGCACGAGAAGGACGAGCTGTACGCGGCGGGTGCGGAGTGGGTTGCACGCTCGCTCGAAGATGTCACCGCGAGCATCGGCCCGGACGGCCTCATCGTAGAGCTGGCCGGGTTGGCCTAA
- a CDS encoding GyrI-like domain-containing protein produces MSNAVQDVRAFTVLGLAARASNAAPEAIGALWGQVYAAGGAQSIAARLDDTIYSVYCEYEGDHTNPYTVVIGCAVAPDAATFEGMRKIHVDAGRFAVFPATGELPQSVMAAWAEVWRTPLERRYQADFERYENNSSATIYVGVQ; encoded by the coding sequence GTGAGCAACGCCGTGCAGGACGTTCGGGCCTTTACTGTGCTGGGTTTGGCGGCCAGGGCCTCGAACGCAGCGCCCGAGGCCATCGGCGCACTTTGGGGGCAGGTCTACGCGGCGGGTGGGGCGCAGTCCATCGCGGCTCGGCTGGACGATACGATCTACAGCGTCTACTGCGAGTACGAGGGAGACCACACCAATCCGTACACCGTTGTGATCGGATGCGCCGTCGCACCCGATGCGGCGACTTTCGAAGGCATGAGAAAGATCCACGTGGATGCGGGCCGGTTCGCGGTTTTTCCCGCGACGGGCGAGCTGCCGCAGAGCGTGATGGCGGCATGGGCCGAGGTCTGGAGGACGCCGCTCGAGCGCCGCTACCAGGCCGACTTTGAACGATACGAGAACAACAGCAGCGCGACGATTTACGTGGGGGTTCAGTGA
- a CDS encoding sigma-70 family RNA polymerase sigma factor, whose amino-acid sequence MTPIVLHPASLAEPEFPLPGAAGQVAPPAVQIEDIEALHALYEPRIFRFLYASLRDHDLAQTLTQDTFLRAWTARATFRGDSSISTWLTTIALNLLRDHTRTNRFRFWKNVASTQVDPQEMAGQLAHPASSTEQRLIAREQLALVWQTVATLSERQRTVFLLRFVEEQPIGEIAVITGLPVSTVKSHLYRAIAAVRARQPQIGVQAGVQTDGQAPTKDSL is encoded by the coding sequence ATGACGCCGATCGTACTCCATCCCGCCAGCCTCGCCGAACCGGAGTTTCCGCTGCCCGGAGCCGCCGGGCAGGTCGCTCCACCGGCGGTCCAGATAGAGGATATCGAGGCCCTGCATGCGCTCTATGAGCCGAGAATCTTCCGCTTTCTCTACGCCTCGCTGCGCGACCACGACCTGGCCCAGACGCTGACGCAGGACACCTTCTTGCGTGCCTGGACCGCCCGTGCGACCTTCCGGGGCGACTCCTCCATCTCCACCTGGCTAACCACCATCGCCCTGAACCTGCTGCGCGACCACACCCGCACCAACCGCTTCCGCTTCTGGAAGAACGTGGCCTCCACCCAGGTCGATCCGCAAGAGATGGCCGGGCAACTCGCCCACCCGGCAAGCTCCACCGAGCAGCGCCTGATCGCGCGGGAGCAGTTGGCGCTGGTGTGGCAGACCGTGGCCACGCTCTCCGAGCGCCAGCGCACCGTCTTCCTGCTGCGCTTCGTCGAGGAACAGCCCATCGGCGAGATCGCCGTTATCACCGGACTTCCTGTCAGCACCGTCAAGAGCCATCTTTACCGCGCCATCGCCGCCGTCCGTGCCCGCCAGCCCCAGATTGGTGTTCAGGCTGGCGTTCAGACCGACGGACAGGCACCTACAAAGGACTCCCTATGA